The following coding sequences are from one Nicotiana tomentosiformis chromosome 3, ASM39032v3, whole genome shotgun sequence window:
- the LOC104106801 gene encoding cytochrome P450 704C1-like, with protein sequence MVHPLRLDDLCIDIACLVLQSTPASITRSEDFFGARANWLGILQPALASKSFMPQNEEKKKDLFTKSTLETVLKILLGVDLDTTSEEGTLFSISFDEASALTCYRYVDTFWKVKRFLNVGSEANLKKCIKVVAEFVYKIISSKTEQMNKSQDDRVMSKSDILSRFLEMNERDPKYLKDIILSFIIAGKDTPASTLSCFFYMMCKYPFLQEKIAEEVKKSTLGYGQDEIYMG encoded by the exons ATGGTCCATCCTTTGAGGCTTGATGACCTTTGCATTGATATTGCTTGTCTGGTTTTACAGTCAACACCAGCCAGTATCACCAGATCAGAAGACTTTTTTGGTGCCAGAGCAAACTGGCTAGGGATCTTACAGCCTGCTTTGGCTTCTAAGTCTTTCATgccccaaaatgaagaaaaaaagaag GACTTATTTACGAAATCAACACTGGAGACAGTATTAAAGATTTTACTTGGTGTGGATCTTGACACTACAAGCGAAGAAGGCACCCTATTTTCCATTTCTTTCGATGAAGCTAGTGCATTAACTTGTTATCGCTACGTTGACACGTTTTGGAAAGTGAAAAGATTTCTAAACGTTGGGTCAGAAGCCAATTTGAAGAAGTGTATTAAAGTGGTTGCTGAATTTGTTTACAAAATTATCAGCAGCAAGACTGAACAGATGAACAAATCGCAAGATGACAGGGTG ATGAGCAAATCAGATATTCTATCTAGGTTTCTGGAAATGAACGAAAGGGATCCAAAGTATCTTAAGGACATAATCCTTAGTTTTATAATTGCTGGCAAAGACACTCCAGCTAGCACACTTTCTTGCTTTTTCTATATGATGTGCAAGTACCCTTTCCTACAAGAAAAAATTGCAGAGGAAGTCAAGAAATCAACCTTGGGCTATGGGCAGGATGAAATTTATATGGGGTGA